Proteins encoded within one genomic window of Pectobacterium araliae:
- a CDS encoding ABC transporter permease gives MSIQPPVRPEYERELAPLKDFTLTQPLPLVTRLWNQTWVRKLVLLAGLLFLWEIGARWQNNDLMLPSFLQTFQAFRDDLASGELPNKMVVSLGTLLKGYIIGSLLALALSALAVSTRFGRDLLGTLTSMFNPLPAIALLPLALLWFGLGEKSLVFVLVHSVMWPMALNTYSGFLGVSETLRMAGRNYGLTGFRYINAILIPAALPSILSGLKIGWAFAWRTLIAAELVFGASSGNGGLGWYIFQNRNELYTDRVFAGLASVIIIGLLVEGLVFSTIEKVTVKRWGMQR, from the coding sequence ATGAGCATTCAGCCCCCCGTGCGGCCTGAGTATGAGCGTGAACTGGCGCCGCTGAAAGATTTTACCCTCACTCAGCCTCTGCCGCTGGTAACCCGCCTGTGGAATCAGACTTGGGTTCGCAAGCTCGTGCTGCTGGCTGGGCTGCTATTCCTGTGGGAAATAGGTGCTCGCTGGCAGAATAACGATCTGATGTTGCCCAGCTTCCTGCAAACGTTTCAGGCATTTCGCGACGATCTCGCTAGCGGCGAACTACCGAATAAGATGGTGGTTTCACTCGGCACGCTGCTGAAAGGCTATATCATCGGCAGCCTGCTCGCGCTAGCGCTCAGCGCGTTGGCAGTGTCCACCCGTTTTGGCCGCGACCTTTTAGGTACATTGACTTCCATGTTCAACCCGCTTCCCGCGATTGCGTTGCTACCGTTGGCGCTGCTGTGGTTTGGGCTGGGGGAAAAGAGTCTGGTTTTCGTGCTCGTCCACTCCGTAATGTGGCCGATGGCGCTGAATACCTATTCCGGTTTTCTTGGCGTTTCGGAAACGCTGCGTATGGCAGGCCGCAACTACGGCCTGACCGGCTTTCGCTACATCAATGCCATTCTGATCCCTGCGGCATTGCCATCGATCCTCTCTGGCCTGAAGATCGGCTGGGCATTCGCCTGGCGCACGCTGATCGCCGCCGAACTGGTATTCGGTGCATCCAGCGGCAATGGCGGTTTGGGCTGGTACATCTTCCAGAACCGTAACGAGCTTTATACCGATCGCGTTTTCGCCGGACTGGCTTCCGTCATCATCATCGGGCTGCTGGTTGAAGGACTGGTATTTTCCACTATCGAAAAGGTCACGGTGAAACGCTGGGGAATGCAGCGCTAA
- the cbl gene encoding HTH-type transcriptional regulator Cbl — protein sequence MNFQQLKIIRESARCNYNLTEVANTLFTSQSGVSRHIRELEEELGIEIFIRRGKRLLGMTEPGKELLVVAERILNDASNIRRLANVFTNNDTGQLVIATTHTQARYSLPPVIKAFRSLYPQVRLVLNQGTPDEIVAMLHSGEADIGIASEQLINDPSLAAFSYYRWHHSVIVPEHHPLTQVPVITLEMLNAEPLITYRQGITGRSRLDRAFQAVGMSPDITLSAQDSDVIKTYVELGLGVGIVADMSYDPVRDNGLVRLNAEHLFEANTVWLGLKKGQLQRNYAWKFIQLCNTELSLDDIKDKVFSDNDEAVIDYQI from the coding sequence GTGAACTTTCAGCAACTGAAAATTATTCGTGAATCAGCACGGTGCAACTACAACCTGACCGAGGTAGCGAATACGCTGTTTACCTCTCAATCCGGCGTGAGTCGTCACATCCGCGAGCTGGAAGAAGAGCTGGGGATTGAAATCTTTATCCGTCGGGGTAAGCGCCTGTTAGGCATGACCGAGCCGGGAAAAGAGCTACTGGTGGTGGCAGAGCGCATTCTGAATGACGCCAGCAACATTCGTCGGTTAGCGAATGTTTTCACCAATAACGATACTGGGCAACTGGTGATCGCGACCACGCATACGCAGGCGCGTTACAGCCTGCCGCCGGTGATTAAAGCTTTCCGTTCTTTGTATCCACAGGTGCGTCTGGTATTGAATCAGGGCACGCCGGATGAAATTGTGGCGATGCTTCATTCCGGCGAAGCCGATATCGGCATTGCCAGCGAACAATTGATTAACGATCCCTCACTGGCGGCGTTCTCCTATTACCGCTGGCACCATTCGGTGATTGTACCGGAGCATCATCCGCTGACGCAGGTGCCGGTGATTACGCTGGAGATGTTGAATGCGGAGCCGCTGATTACCTATCGTCAGGGGATTACCGGTCGTTCGCGTTTGGATCGTGCGTTTCAGGCAGTCGGCATGTCACCGGATATTACGCTGAGCGCGCAGGATTCGGATGTGATTAAAACCTATGTTGAACTGGGGCTTGGCGTCGGGATTGTGGCTGATATGTCATACGATCCCGTGCGTGACAATGGTCTGGTACGGTTGAATGCCGAGCATCTGTTTGAGGCCAATACGGTCTGGTTGGGGCTAAAAAAGGGTCAGTTACAGCGTAACTACGCCTGGAAATTTATTCAGCTGTGTAATACAGAGCTCTCGCTGGATGATATTAAAGACAAGGTATTCTCGGATAACGATGAAGCGGTGATTGACTACCAAATCTGA
- a CDS encoding iron-containing alcohol dehydrogenase family protein encodes MIAIQAPQTYLNRDGVIRSVGDYVAPHASTLLIVTSSQAWEKTADAVERSLNEHSLRYQVEFLPGDCTKPAIEALTAQARTFGAELILGIGGGRVLDAAKAVGDILGQFPVITVPTIAATCAAWSPISVIYSDSGAHNGPFPLTRLPLWVLVDSEIIAHSPPRYLKAGIVDALAKWYEFQPYLRHGDDGLALALKAQAARLAVDTFNAYGEQALADNEQGLITPALRRVIDAVIALAGVANSMKDEVPRIGVAHAIHNSMTRLPELHDWLHGEKVGFGLAAQAFLEHDNDTDREELFSQLRRYGSPMTLSALGLSERQQLVESIAQNVKIAPKIAARLPFATDAERIEQALWRTQTLEENTINSHAA; translated from the coding sequence ATGATTGCAATACAAGCGCCACAAACCTATCTGAATCGTGATGGCGTCATTCGTTCTGTCGGCGACTATGTTGCCCCTCACGCCAGCACGTTGTTGATTGTGACCAGCTCGCAGGCGTGGGAAAAGACAGCCGATGCCGTCGAGCGCAGTCTCAATGAACATAGCCTACGGTATCAGGTCGAATTTTTGCCGGGTGATTGCACCAAACCAGCGATAGAAGCGCTGACCGCACAGGCACGAACATTCGGCGCAGAACTGATTTTAGGCATTGGCGGCGGGCGCGTGCTGGATGCAGCCAAAGCCGTCGGTGACATTCTGGGGCAGTTCCCTGTCATCACCGTACCGACGATTGCCGCGACCTGTGCCGCCTGGTCGCCGATCAGTGTGATTTACAGTGACAGTGGCGCACACAACGGCCCCTTTCCACTGACGCGCTTACCCCTATGGGTGCTGGTAGACAGCGAGATTATCGCCCACAGCCCTCCACGCTATCTCAAAGCCGGTATCGTGGATGCGCTGGCAAAGTGGTACGAATTTCAGCCTTATTTGCGTCACGGCGATGATGGGCTGGCGTTGGCGCTTAAAGCGCAGGCGGCACGGCTGGCCGTGGACACATTTAATGCATACGGCGAGCAGGCCCTTGCGGATAATGAGCAAGGTTTGATCACGCCAGCCCTACGCCGCGTAATCGACGCCGTTATCGCACTGGCTGGCGTGGCAAACAGCATGAAAGATGAGGTGCCGCGTATCGGCGTCGCCCATGCCATTCACAACAGTATGACACGTCTGCCGGAACTGCATGACTGGCTGCATGGCGAGAAAGTGGGTTTTGGTTTGGCCGCACAGGCGTTTCTGGAGCACGATAACGACACCGACCGCGAAGAGCTGTTCTCACAGTTACGTCGCTACGGTAGCCCAATGACGCTGAGTGCCCTTGGCCTGAGTGAACGCCAACAATTAGTTGAAAGTATTGCGCAGAACGTGAAAATTGCACCGAAAATTGCCGCCCGTCTGCCTTTCGCAACGGATGCCGAACGTATTGAACAGGCGCTATGGCGAACACAAACGCTGGAAGAGAATACGATCAACAGCCACGCGGCATAG
- a CDS encoding AraC family transcriptional regulator codes for MQGVPEHFTDERDYAQFRRLPTLPSIELYHAHVCRYAFEPHTHEAFGIGTIDAGAEQFRYRGARHIAPADSLVLMNPDELHTGESATEDGWRYRMIYIPPDVLENVSGEKGWWFTDVVRHDPATARQLAMTLAAMWQTTDPLASESLLLSLIALFRPHARIAQRQIVEPLHRFDVVKAYLRENFAHTITLKELAALVSLSPYHFLRQFKAQFHVTPHQMLMAIRLYEAKQRLAQGMAAAHVAVAVGLTDQAHLTRTFAQRYGVTPIRYQKQVYPIQR; via the coding sequence ATGCAGGGCGTACCGGAACACTTTACCGATGAAAGAGACTATGCCCAGTTTCGGCGCTTGCCGACGCTGCCCAGCATCGAGCTTTACCATGCGCATGTCTGCCGCTATGCCTTTGAACCACACACGCACGAAGCGTTTGGCATCGGCACCATTGACGCTGGTGCAGAGCAATTCCGTTATCGTGGTGCCAGGCACATTGCGCCTGCCGATTCGTTAGTGTTGATGAACCCTGATGAATTACACACGGGGGAGTCCGCCACGGAAGACGGCTGGCGCTATCGTATGATCTACATTCCGCCCGATGTGCTGGAAAACGTCTCCGGCGAGAAAGGCTGGTGGTTTACCGACGTCGTGCGCCACGATCCTGCGACCGCACGCCAACTGGCTATGACGCTAGCCGCCATGTGGCAGACGACCGATCCCTTGGCGAGTGAGAGTTTGCTGCTGTCGCTGATTGCGCTTTTCCGCCCCCATGCGCGTATTGCACAGCGTCAAATTGTTGAACCGCTCCATCGCTTTGATGTGGTGAAAGCCTATCTGCGGGAGAATTTCGCCCACACGATCACCTTAAAAGAGCTGGCAGCGCTGGTTTCCCTCAGTCCGTATCATTTCCTACGCCAGTTCAAAGCCCAGTTTCATGTGACGCCACACCAGATGCTGATGGCGATTCGATTGTATGAAGCCAAGCAACGCCTGGCACAGGGTATGGCGGCCGCCCATGTCGCCGTCGCCGTCGGGTTGACCGATCAGGCACATCTGACCCGCACGTTTGCCCAGCGCTACGGCGTCACACCGATTCGCTATCAAAAGCAGGTTTATCCAATTCAGCGCTAG
- the gltP gene encoding glutamate/aspartate:proton symporter GltP produces the protein MKTQKISLAWQILIALVLGIALGAVLHEQQESRQWLISNILSPAGDIFIRLIKMIVVPIVIATLIVGIAGVGDAKKLGRIGFKTILYFEIITTVAIILGITLANLFQPGHGIDMSTLTAVDISQYQKTTEQVQSGSHSLVGTILSLIPPNIFAAMARGDMLPIIFFSVLFGLGLSSLPKEHRDPLLNVFRGVSETMFKVTHMIMRYAPIGVFALISVTVANFGFASLWPLAKLVMLVYAAIFFFGLVVLGAVARLCKLRITVLIRILKDELILAYSTASSETVLPRIIEKMEAYGAPKSITSFVVPTGYSFNLDGSTLYQSIAAIFIAQLYGIDLSIGQEIVLVLTLMLTSKGIAGVPGVSFVVLLATLGSVGIPLEGLAFIAGVDRILDMARTALNVVGNALAVLVIAKWEHQFDEKKAQAYERELKGISTQPAQQG, from the coding sequence ATGAAAACACAAAAAATCAGCCTTGCCTGGCAAATCCTTATTGCGTTGGTTCTTGGTATAGCACTCGGTGCCGTGCTGCATGAACAGCAGGAAAGTCGCCAGTGGCTCATCAGCAATATTCTCAGCCCTGCGGGCGACATCTTTATCCGCCTGATTAAAATGATTGTTGTCCCCATTGTTATTGCCACCCTGATTGTCGGGATTGCGGGTGTAGGAGATGCCAAAAAGCTCGGACGTATTGGCTTCAAAACTATCCTCTATTTTGAAATCATCACGACAGTGGCGATTATCCTGGGCATCACGCTAGCCAACCTCTTCCAACCGGGTCATGGCATTGACATGTCGACGCTGACAGCCGTTGATATCTCGCAGTATCAAAAGACAACGGAGCAGGTGCAGAGTGGGTCACATAGTCTGGTTGGCACGATACTGTCGCTGATTCCGCCGAATATTTTCGCGGCAATGGCGCGTGGTGACATGTTGCCGATCATCTTCTTCTCGGTGCTGTTTGGTTTGGGTTTGTCTTCGTTGCCTAAAGAACATCGTGACCCGCTGCTGAACGTCTTTCGTGGCGTGTCGGAAACCATGTTTAAAGTGACACACATGATCATGCGTTATGCCCCGATTGGGGTGTTTGCGCTGATTTCCGTTACGGTTGCCAACTTCGGTTTCGCTTCGCTGTGGCCATTGGCTAAGTTGGTGATGCTGGTTTACGCGGCGATTTTCTTCTTCGGGTTGGTCGTGCTCGGTGCGGTGGCGCGGTTGTGCAAGCTGCGTATTACGGTGTTGATTCGTATCCTGAAAGATGAACTGATCCTCGCGTATTCCACCGCCAGCTCAGAAACCGTGCTGCCACGCATCATCGAAAAAATGGAAGCCTATGGTGCGCCGAAATCGATTACCAGCTTCGTCGTTCCGACTGGCTACTCCTTTAATCTCGATGGTTCGACGCTGTACCAGAGTATTGCGGCCATCTTTATCGCGCAGCTATACGGCATCGACCTGTCGATTGGGCAGGAGATCGTACTGGTGTTGACGCTGATGCTGACGTCCAAAGGCATTGCGGGCGTACCGGGTGTGTCGTTTGTCGTGCTGCTCGCCACGTTGGGCAGCGTTGGTATTCCGCTGGAAGGCCTGGCATTTATTGCGGGCGTTGACCGTATCCTCGACATGGCGCGTACGGCACTTAATGTGGTGGGGAATGCGCTGGCGGTGCTGGTGATTGCCAAGTGGGAACACCAGTTCGATGAAAAGAAAGCACAGGCCTATGAGCGTGAGCTAAAAGGGATAAGTACACAGCCTGCTCAGCAGGGATAG